CAGAGGGATGTTGAGGCACGGCAGAACATGCGTGATCTTATCGATTCCGATGCCAATACGGTGACCAACGTGTTCAGCACGTTGCTCTAGGGGTGATGACAATGCAGGCATATCCAGAGGTCTACCGGGATGATGTGGTGGAAAGCCAAGGCAAGCTCTTCGACTACGTGGCGCAGTCGTTTCCGGGCAAGAGCACAGAGGATTTCATCGCCACGTATATGACGAGCAAAACACGCAAAAGCATTGATGAAGCCAAAGCCTACGTCAATACGATGGATGCGGAAGAGCTGTGGAAGTATTTCACCGAGACTGAGCATTACCAATTGAAGGACGGCAAGGCGCTTAAAGGGTTCATGCCCGATTGGATCGGTGAGTTCTATGCCTACTACCAATGGTTCTACGGTCTTCCCAGTTCTGAAGTGATTACCAGGGTGCCGTTGAACTTCCTGAAGAAAGCCTATTTCGGGCTGCATGATCTAGATCTGGAACTTGCGGTGCGGAAAGTCGGCGAAGAATGACAGGCATCGTTTGCTTCCATAATCCCGATGAGGAGAACGGGTACCTGAGCAACTGGTATCCGTCGCACTTCGTTGTGGATGATGTTGAGTTTTCCTCAATGGAACAGTACATGATGTACCGCAAGGCATGCTGTTTCAGCGATGCCGAAACAGCCGCGCGAATCCTCGAAACCGATGACGTGGCCGAGATCAAACGCCTTGGCCGACGGGTGGCCGGTTATGACGATCACGTATGGAACGGCGTTCGCCAAATCGAGGTCTATGAAGGATTACTTGCCAAATTCAGACAGAACGCCGAACTCGGGGCACGGCTTGAGGTAACCGGCATCGCGCTGCTGGCGGAATGCGCCGTCAAAGACCGCATCTGGGGCATCGGCCTGTCGATGCATGACCCAGCCAGGTTCAATCCGAGCCAATGGCGCGGTCGGAACCTGCTCGGATACGCTCTAATGCTCACAAGAAGGAAGCTCAGCCGTATAGATTGATGGTAATACGGCTGTTTTCCGGGCTCTAATTGTCCCCGCTTGGGAACAGCGTAAGCTGGGTGAACTGTTCGAGGAGAGTGATGAACGAGCTTCCGATAGAGAGATTTTGTCTGTCAGCGTAGCCAACGGGATATACCCAGCATCTGAGTCCGATAGGGAGACGAATCCTGGCGCGAGTCTCGCGAACTACAAAATAGTGCATTTCGGAGATGTCGTTTACAACAGTATGCGCATGTGGCAGGGGGCTGTAGATGCAAGTCGGTACGACGGCATCGTAAGCCCCGCATATGTAGTAGCAAGGCCCAATTCCGAGGTTTATGCACGATTCTTTGCGCGCCTTCTTAGGCAACCGATGTTGCTAAAACAGTATCAACAGGTTTCGCAGGGCAATTCCAAGGACACTCAAGTTTTGAAATTCGATGACTTTGCTTCAATCGGAATTTCTATGCCTGCCTCAGAAAACGAGCAGCGCCAAATCGGCGGGTTCTTCGACCGTCTGGACTCCCTCATCACCCTTCATCAGCGTAAGTATTGTGGTGTTGCTTCTTGGATGTTAGGGGTTGCGCTCGTAAGATTGGGCTCAGAAAGTGACGGTGCATTCGGGGAGATGAAACATGTTCTACGATAAAGAATCGGATTTCGAAGACGATCTGGTTGCGGTGTTGAAGCGCCATGGATGGACCGATGGCGTGTTGGAATATCCAACTGAACAGGACCTTATCGACAATTGGGCCAGTATCCTGTTCGACAACAACAAAGGCATCGATCGATTGAATGGGCAGCGCCTTACCAAAGGTGAGATGGCGCAGATCCTCGAACAGATCGAAACATTGCGCACACCATTGGCGCTGAATTCCTTCATTAACGGCAAGACCGTGTCCATTAAACGTGATAATCCCAGGGATGAGGCTCATTACGGTAAGGAAATCAGCCTGAAGATCTATGATCGGCAGGAAATAGCAGCGGGGCAAAGCCGGTACCAAATCGCAAGACAGCCTATTTATCCAGCTAAAAATAAGATGTTGAACGATCGCAGGGGAGACGTTTGCCTGCTTATCAACGGCATGCCGGTCATCCACATCGAATTGAAGAAAAGCGGCATCCCCATAAGCCAGGCCACCAATCAAATCGCCAAATACGCGCATGAAGGCGTGTTCACCGGACTGTTCAGACTCGTACAGGTCTTCGTGGCGATGAACCCGGACGATGCCGTGTACTTCGCCAATCCCGGTGAAGGCGATTTCAACGACGATTATTTCTTCCATTGGGCTGACTACAACAATGAGCCCACAGCGGCGAACAAGCATGTCGGGCAGGATGAGTGGAAACGGTTCGCGTCGGACCTGTTGTCCATTCCCATGGCTCATCAGCTCATCGGTTTCTACACGGTCGCGGATTCCGCGGACGGATGCCTCAAAGTGCTGCGCAGCTACCAATACCAAGCGGTGAACGCCATTTCCGACCGTGTCCGCACCTGCAAATGGGACGAGCCTGTGCCGAGCGGCACTCCGGGCCGACCGGGCGGTTATGTGTGGCACACTACCGGTTCGGGCAAAACCATGACCAGTTTCAAAGCGGCGCAGCTTGTCGCCGATTCGAAGGATGCCGACAAGGTTGTCTTCCTCATGGACCGTATCGAGCTGGGCACGCAGTCATTGCTCGAATACCGTTCGTTCGCCGATGATGTCGACGATGTGCAAGGTACGGAAAACACGGATGTGCTCAAGGCGAAGCTGGCAAGCATCGACCCGAAGGACACGCTTATCGTCACGTCCATTCAGAAAATGAGCAACATCAAGGCCGGCGAAGGGCATATCACCGAAGAGGAAGTGAAGAAGCTCGCCGGCAAACGCATCGTGTTCATCATCGATGAATGCCATCGTTCCACATTCGGCGAGATGCTGCAGGATATTCGCCATTCCTTCCCGAACGCGTTGTATTTCGGTTTCACAGGCACTCCGATCCATGAGGAGAACCGCAAGAAGGGCTCAACCACATCAATGGTATTCGGCGATTGCCTCCACCGGTACAGCATCGCTGATGGTATCCGCGATGGCAATGTACTCGGATTCGACCCGTACATGGTGTTGACCTACCGAGACAAGGATGTTCGCCAGGCTGTCGCGTTGCAGAAGGCGAAAGCGGCGACGGTTGAGGAAGCCCAAGCGGATCCGGTGAAAGCCGAAGTGTTCTACCATTACATGGATCCGAATCAAATGCCGATGGGACCTATGGAAACGCAGGCCGGAGAACGTATCAAGGGCATTGAGGATTACCTGACTTCGGCGCAGTACGCGCAGGGCACCCCGCATGAGGGCAAGGTTGTGGAGGATATCCTCGACCAATTCCCATTGCTGAGCAGGGGCAACAAATTCCATGCGATGCTGGCCACGAGTTCCATTCCCGAGGCGATCAGCTATTATCGCTTGTTCAAGGAGCGTGCGCCGCAGATGCATGTGACTGCGCTGTTCGATCCCAATGTCGATAACTCCAACGGCGCGATTCTCAAAGGGGACGCGCTTCAGGAGATCATCGGCGATTACAACGAACTGTTCGGCAAGGATTTCATCATCCCCACATGGCCGAAGATGAAGAAGGACATCACTGCGCGGCTTTCCCACAAGCGGCCATATCTGACGGTCGATCAGCATCGCGAGGAACGGCTGGATCTGCTGATCGTGGTCGACCAGATGCTGACGGGCTTCGATTCCAAGTGGGTCAACACGCTGTATCTCGACAAGATCATCGACTACGAGAACATTATCCAGGCGTTTAGCCGCACGAACCGACTGTTCGGCTCCGACAAGCCCTTCGGAACGATACGCTACTATCGCAAGCCGCATACCATGAAAGGGTATATCGAAGCGGCGGTGAAACTGTATTCCGGAGACAAGCCGCTTGATCTGTTTGTGCAGAAACTGCCGGAAAACGTGCGTCTGATGGATGCGCGTTTCGAAGAGATCGCTTCCGTGTTTCGTGCCGAAGGCGTGGAGGATTTCATGAAGCTGCCGGAGTCTGTGGAAGCATGCCGGAAGTTCGCGAAGCTGTTCTCGGAACTCAATGATTTTCTTGAAGCCGCCAAAGTACAAGGATTTACATGGCAGCAGCGTGAATACTCCGTCACCCATGACGATGGTTCGGTGGAGGTTGTGCGGCCGGAGCTCGACGAACGCACATATCTGATTCTCGTTCAGCGATACAAGGAGTTGTTTGCTGGAGATGGCGAAGGCCATAGTGAGGGTCCTGAGGCTCCATACGATCTTGATGGGCACATCACCGAAATCGACACGGGATTGATCGATACGGATTACATGAACGCCAACTTCACCAAATGGCTCAAGGCACTCGGCGGAGGAGATACAGCCCTGTTGGCATCCGCCGAGGAGGAGCTGCATAAGTCATTCGCTTCGCTCAGTCAGGAGGAGCAACGGTACGCTGAACTGTTCATGCATGATGTGGAGCGTGGCGAGATTGAGTTGGAGGAGGGCAAAACGCTGCGTGACTACATTACGTATTATGCTAACAGCGCCAAGAACAGCCAAGTGGAGAAGATCACCAAGGCGTTTGGCGTGGATGGAGCTTTGCTCAACGAGATGATACGGCTTGATCTTACCGAAGCGACGCTGAATGAATTTGGTCGGTTCGACCGGTTGAAAGCGTCCATCAACAAGCCTTTGGCAAAGGCGTTTTTCAGCAAGCCGGATAGCTCTGTCACCCAATTCACTGCGAATCTTCTCGCCACCAAGTTGCTGAAAAGCTTTATCCTTGAAGGAGGATTCGATCTGGACGATCGTAAATAGCGGACGGTAGTAAAACAGGGGGAGAATCATGTCGGTTGTCGATGAGGCGAAACTGGGGTATCTGGACTTTCTTTCGCGTGAGGATCGGGTACGCCACCATCGCTACGTTGAGGAAATGAAGCAGTATGACATGATGCGCTCCGGCGACATCAATGCCATTTCGGAAAGCGCGAAACTGTGGGATTCCGGACTATACGGCCATCTGTCGGACGATCCTCTGAAAAACGCGAAATACCGTTTCGTCACCACCATTACCTTGGCCACGCGTTTCGCCATTGAAGGCGGCATGGACGAGGAAGACGCATACAACGCCTCCGATCTGTACATTCAAGATCTTGACAATTGCAAGACCCCGGAAGACGTGCGCCGACTGCACACCGACATGATGACCTTCTTCACTTGGGCTATGGCCGACATGCAGAAAACCGACACCCATTCCAAAGCCGTCAACGAATGCATGGACTACATCCACTACCATCTGCATGAGAAAATCACTGTCGCGATTCTGGCACAGCACGTGCAT
This window of the Bifidobacterium pseudocatenulatum DSM 20438 = JCM 1200 = LMG 10505 genome carries:
- a CDS encoding helix-turn-helix domain-containing protein — translated: MSVVDEAKLGYLDFLSREDRVRHHRYVEEMKQYDMMRSGDINAISESAKLWDSGLYGHLSDDPLKNAKYRFVTTITLATRFAIEGGMDEEDAYNASDLYIQDLDNCKTPEDVRRLHTDMMTFFTWAMADMQKTDTHSKAVNECMDYIHYHLHEKITVAILAQHVHLNPTYLSELFARETGTSLSQYITDKRMEAAENMLKYSEYSFNEIAQILAYRSQSHFSKVFKKHSGMTPGEYRAKYSQNGIWPE
- a CDS encoding NADAR family protein, with the protein product MTGIVCFHNPDEENGYLSNWYPSHFVVDDVEFSSMEQYMMYRKACCFSDAETAARILETDDVAEIKRLGRRVAGYDDHVWNGVRQIEVYEGLLAKFRQNAELGARLEVTGIALLAECAVKDRIWGIGLSMHDPARFNPSQWRGRNLLGYALMLTRRKLSRID
- a CDS encoding restriction endonuclease subunit S, producing MFEESDERASDREILSVSVANGIYPASESDRETNPGASLANYKIVHFGDVVYNSMRMWQGAVDASRYDGIVSPAYVVARPNSEVYARFFARLLRQPMLLKQYQQVSQGNSKDTQVLKFDDFASIGISMPASENEQRQIGGFFDRLDSLITLHQRKYCGVASWMLGVALVRLGSESDGAFGEMKHVLR
- a CDS encoding type I restriction endonuclease subunit R, EcoR124 family — translated: MFYDKESDFEDDLVAVLKRHGWTDGVLEYPTEQDLIDNWASILFDNNKGIDRLNGQRLTKGEMAQILEQIETLRTPLALNSFINGKTVSIKRDNPRDEAHYGKEISLKIYDRQEIAAGQSRYQIARQPIYPAKNKMLNDRRGDVCLLINGMPVIHIELKKSGIPISQATNQIAKYAHEGVFTGLFRLVQVFVAMNPDDAVYFANPGEGDFNDDYFFHWADYNNEPTAANKHVGQDEWKRFASDLLSIPMAHQLIGFYTVADSADGCLKVLRSYQYQAVNAISDRVRTCKWDEPVPSGTPGRPGGYVWHTTGSGKTMTSFKAAQLVADSKDADKVVFLMDRIELGTQSLLEYRSFADDVDDVQGTENTDVLKAKLASIDPKDTLIVTSIQKMSNIKAGEGHITEEEVKKLAGKRIVFIIDECHRSTFGEMLQDIRHSFPNALYFGFTGTPIHEENRKKGSTTSMVFGDCLHRYSIADGIRDGNVLGFDPYMVLTYRDKDVRQAVALQKAKAATVEEAQADPVKAEVFYHYMDPNQMPMGPMETQAGERIKGIEDYLTSAQYAQGTPHEGKVVEDILDQFPLLSRGNKFHAMLATSSIPEAISYYRLFKERAPQMHVTALFDPNVDNSNGAILKGDALQEIIGDYNELFGKDFIIPTWPKMKKDITARLSHKRPYLTVDQHREERLDLLIVVDQMLTGFDSKWVNTLYLDKIIDYENIIQAFSRTNRLFGSDKPFGTIRYYRKPHTMKGYIEAAVKLYSGDKPLDLFVQKLPENVRLMDARFEEIASVFRAEGVEDFMKLPESVEACRKFAKLFSELNDFLEAAKVQGFTWQQREYSVTHDDGSVEVVRPELDERTYLILVQRYKELFAGDGEGHSEGPEAPYDLDGHITEIDTGLIDTDYMNANFTKWLKALGGGDTALLASAEEELHKSFASLSQEEQRYAELFMHDVERGEIELEEGKTLRDYITYYANSAKNSQVEKITKAFGVDGALLNEMIRLDLTEATLNEFGRFDRLKASINKPLAKAFFSKPDSSVTQFTANLLATKLLKSFILEGGFDLDDRK